The Amblyomma americanum isolate KBUSLIRL-KWMA chromosome 6, ASM5285725v1, whole genome shotgun sequence genome has a window encoding:
- the LOC144095316 gene encoding MIF4G domain-containing protein-like: MPWPRKDQSAVRSRPPFWKPKCALSDEPEPANAPLHTQNEDLIKKALQDLNALSTQQLTELVNAICQRATQGTQNTEPAVQLCLFLIAKDSAKQFLPMLLSTCSEWFDKRDQLFRPQNELEPVQRRWTAFVSFLAELLLWMRGRSGDDHVNNSILFLAKLLCDCCHDILESPRLDNASEVDCLRSVLTRTGKVIEHFNPDLMEALVWRMRESFLEHGFSSITGKHLLHLIELRASGWKMNIGQQKYYDSTVL, translated from the exons ATGCCGTGGCCAAGGAAGGACCAGTCGGCGGTTAGGAGCCGCCCCCCGTTTTGGAAGCCCAAGTGCGCCTTGAGCGACGAGCCGGAACCCGCCAATGCCCCCTTGCACACCCAGAACGAAGACCTCATCAAGAAGGCGCTTCAAG ATCTGAACGCCCTCAGCACCCAGCAGCTGACGGAGCTGGTGAATGCTATCTGCCAAAGAGCCACACAGGGCACGCAAAACACGGAGCCAGCTGTTCAACTCTGCCTCTTCCTGATCGCG aaggacagcgccaaaCAATTTCTGCCCATGCTTCTGAGCACCTGCTCCGAGTGGTTCGACAAGCGGGACCAGCTGTTTCGACCCCAAAACGAGCTGGAGCCGGTGCAGCGTCGCTGGACGGCTTTCGTGTCCTTCTTGGCTGAGCTCCTGCTGTGGATGCGAGGCCGCAGCGGAGATGACCACGTGAATAACAGCATTCTGTTCCTGGCCAAGCTGCTCTGCGACTGCTGCCACGACATTCTGGAGTCCCCTAGGCTGGACAACGCATCCGAG GTGGATTGTTTGCGTTCGGTTCTGACCCGCACCGGGAAGGTCATCGAGCACTTCAACCCCGATCTCATGGAGGCCTTGGTGTGGCGGATGCGGGAGTCGTTCCTTGAGCACGGCTTCTCGTCCATCACTGGCAAGCATCTGCTCCACCTTATCGAGCTGCGTGCCTCCGGATGGAAGATGAACATCGGGCAGCAGAAGTACTACGACAGCACAGTACTTTAA